The Streptomyces halobius genomic interval CGGTGCCTTCGTGGACCTGGGCGGCGTCGACGGTCTCGTCCACGTCTCCGAGCTGTCCTGGAAGCACATCGACCACCCCTCCGAGGTCGTCGAGGTCGGCCAGGAGGTCACGGTCGAGGTCCTGGACGTCGACATGGACCGCGAGCGCGTGTCCCTGTCGCTCAAGGCGACCCAGGAAGACCCGTGGCAGCAGTTCGCCCGGACCCACCAGATCGGTCAGGTCGTCCCGGGTAAGGTCACCAAGCTCGTTCCGTTCGGTGCGTTCGTCCGCGTCGACGAGGGCATCGAGGGCCTGGTCCACATCTCCGAGCTGGCCGAGCGCCACGTCGAGATCCCGGAGCAGGTCGTCCAGGTCAACGACGAGATCTTCGTCAAGGTCATCGACATCGACCTGGAGCGTCGCCGGATCTCGCTGTCCCTGAAGCAGGCCAACGAGTCCTTCGGTGCCCACCCGGAGGAGGTCGAGTTCGACCCGACCCTGTACGGCATGGCCGCGTCCTACGACGACCAGGGCAACTACATCTACCCCGAGGGCTTCGACCCGGAGACCAACGACTGGCTGCCGGGCTACGAGGCCCAGCGCGAGGCGTGGGAGCAGCAGTACGCCGAGGCGCAGCAGCGCTTCGAGCAGCACCAGGCCCAGGTCATCAAGTCCCGCGAGGCCGACGAGCAGGCCGCGGCCGAGGGCGCCGCGGCTCCCGCGCCGGCCAGTGGCGGCAACACCGGTGGCGGCAACGCCTCCGGCGGCTCGTACTCCTCGGAGACGGCGGACAACTCCGGCGCCCTGGCGTCGGACGAGGCCCTGGCCGCGCTCCGCGAGAAGCTGGCCGGCGGCCAGAGCTGAAACGCTCACACCGCTAGGCACTAGCCGATAGGCGAAGGCCCGTCCCCCCTCTTGGGGGACGGGTCTTCGCTGTGTGTGGGTGGCCGGGCGTCGGTGGTGTCGCCGCTCGACTCCCGGGCGGCGGCCGGTGTACCGGGGGTCAGCCCACCGGGACGCCCGGGTTGGCGGTGCCGCGGCCGCCGGTGACGGTGTTGTCGCCGCCGATGGTGACCGGGCAGTCCGACGCGTCGTAATGGGTGATGTTGAAGCCGTAGCGGTCGGAGCCCGTCGCGTCGCTCAGGTCGGACTTGTTGCCACGGAAGACCGCTCCGCAGCCCCAACCCGCTGCTGGCTGTGGGTCTCGTAGCCGTTGTTGGTGGTGTGGCTGCCGGTGTTGTTCTCGACGACGACGTCGTTGCCTTTGACATCGCCCCAGGAGTCGTCGAAGTCGGCTCCGGTCAGCCCGCTGCCGTCAAAGGTGTTGCGCTGATCCTCGCGCGGGTCGTGCTTTCCTGGATGTCGATGTTCTCGCCGCCGACACCGGGGCCGATGGTGTTGTCGAGGATCTGGACGTTGTCGCTCTTGTCGTCGGTGCCGCCCGCGCTGCCGACGTACACCCCCTCGCCCATGCCGCTTCCGTCCTTGCCGGTATCACGGATGGTGGAGTTCTCGATGACGCCGTCCTTGCCGGACTTACGGAAGTGCACGCCCTCCATATCCAGGTCATGGACGGTGACGGAGTCGATGACGACACCGTTGGAGGCATCCATCATGATGCCCTTCTGGCCGCCGGTGACGGTGATCCCTTTGACGGTCCAGTACGAGTGACGGGCCAGTACGAGGCGCCGTTGAGGTGCAGTCCATAGCCGCCGCTCGCGATGGGTTCGGCCTTCGACCAGCCGGTGCGGGTTGCCAGTGACGCGGCGGCCGACACGGTCAGGAGGGGGCCGGTGCGCAGCCGGCGTGGGGTGTGCGGCCTGGGGACGGGGGGCGTCCGGGCGTCTCGTAAGGCGAATGGGCGGCCGCTGCGAAACGTGGCGTGATCTCGACTCCGCGGCAGGCGCCGGAAGGCGGCACTGCAGGACCGTAAGGACTGCTCGGGAATGCGGGGGCGGCGCTGGGCGTTCTTGCACACGGACATGAGGAGGAGCGGTCACTGTGTTGGATCCCCACGGGTTGTACGAATGGGAGCCGAGCGGGCTCGCGGCGGTGGAGGCCATCGCGGCCAGGGACTCCGCCGGGCTGGTGTTGCTGTACCACTTCGACGGCTATATCGACGCCGGAGAGACCGGCGACCAGATCGTGGAACGGCTGCTGGGCGGCCTGACGCACCGTGTCATCGCCCGCTTCGACCACGACCGGCTGATCGACTACCGGGCCCGCCGCCCGCTGCTCACCTTCGAGAACCACCGCTGGACCACATATGAGACGCCCGGTATCACGCTGCGACTCGTCGAGGACGCGACGGGGGCGCCGTTCCTGCTGCTGTCCGGCCCCGAGCCGGATGTGGAATGGGAGCGTTTCGCGGCCGCGGTGCGGCAGATGGTGGAGCGGCTCGGCGTGCGGCTCTCGGTCAGCTTCCACGGCATTCCGATGGGCGTCCCGCACACCCGCCCCGTGGGCATCACCCCGCACGGCAACCGCACCGATCTGATGCCCGGCCACACCAGCTTCTTCGACGAGGCGCAGGTCCCCGGCAGCGCGGAGGCGCTGATCGAGTTCCGGCTGGCCGAGGCGGGACATGACGTCCTGGGCGTGGCGGCGCATGTGCCGCACTACATCGCCCGGTCCGCGTACCCGGATGCCGCGCTCACGGTCCTGGAAGCCGTGACGGCCGCGACCGGCCTGGTGCTGCCCGGCGCGGCACATGCGCTGCGTACGGAGGCGCTGCGGACGCAGGAGGAGATCGAACGGCAGATCTCGGAGGGTGACGAGGAGTTGGTCGCCCTGGTCAGCGGGCTGGAACACCAGTACGACGCGGTGGCGGGGGCCGAGACCAGGGGGAACCTCGTGGCCGAGCCGATGGAACTTCCCACGGCCGACGAGATCGGCAGGGAATTCGAACGCTTCCTGGCGGAGCGGGAGGGGGACGGGGGAGGGGCGTGATCTGAGTCCGGTGTTGCCGGGACGATGAGGTGGCTGAGGCCGTGTTCGGTGATGCGGCTGAGGCCGGCGTTCTGCGGACCGTATAGCGTGGGCCCATGGTGAAGGTGGGGCTGACCGGCGGAATCGGCGCGGGCAAGAGTGAGGTCTCGCGGTTGCTGGCGTCGTACGGCGCGGTGATCGTGGACGCGGACCGCCTCGCGCGCGAGGTCGTCGCGCCGGGCACGCCCGGACTGGCGGCTGTGGTGGAGGAGTTCGGGGACGGCGTCCTCACCCCGGACGGCAGCCTGGACCGGCCGAAACTCGGCGGGATCGTCTTCGCCGACCCGGAGAAGCTCAAGGCGCTCAACGCGATCGTGCATCCGCTGGTCGGCGCACGCTCGGCCGAACTGGAGGCATCGGCAGGGCCCGACGCGGTGGTGGTACACGATGTGCCACTGCTGGCGGAGAACGGCCTGGCACCGCTCTACGACCTGGTCATCGTCGTCGACGTCGCACCGGAGACCCAGCTGGACCGGCTGGTACGGCTGCGCGGAATGACGCAGGACGAGGCGAAGGCACGGATGGCGGCGCAGGCGACCCGCGAACAGCGGCTGGCGGTCGCGGACATCGTCATCGACAACGACGGGCCGCTGGCGGCGCTGGAACCTCAGGTCCGCGCGGTGTGGGAGCGTCTGCGGGGCGCGTGAGGGCGGACGGTAGCCTCGCCGTCATGAGCGCTACCGATCTCGACTCCGAGG includes:
- the rpsA gene encoding 30S ribosomal protein S1, which gives rise to MTSSTETTATTPQVAVNDIGNEEAFLAAIDETIKYFNDGDIVDGVIVKVDRDEVLLDIGYKTEGVIPSRELSIKHDVDPNEVVAVGDEIEALVLQKEDKEGRLILSKKRAQYERAWGTIEKIKEEDGIVTGTVIEVVKGGLILDIGLRGFLPASLVEMRRVRDLQPYVGKELEAKIIELDKNRNNVVLSRRAWLEQTQSEVRQTFLTTLQKGQVRSGVVSSIVNFGAFVDLGGVDGLVHVSELSWKHIDHPSEVVEVGQEVTVEVLDVDMDRERVSLSLKATQEDPWQQFARTHQIGQVVPGKVTKLVPFGAFVRVDEGIEGLVHISELAERHVEIPEQVVQVNDEIFVKVIDIDLERRRISLSLKQANESFGAHPEEVEFDPTLYGMAASYDDQGNYIYPEGFDPETNDWLPGYEAQREAWEQQYAEAQQRFEQHQAQVIKSREADEQAAAEGAAAPAPASGGNTGGGNASGGSYSSETADNSGALASDEALAALREKLAGGQS
- a CDS encoding PAC2 family protein, which encodes MLDPHGLYEWEPSGLAAVEAIAARDSAGLVLLYHFDGYIDAGETGDQIVERLLGGLTHRVIARFDHDRLIDYRARRPLLTFENHRWTTYETPGITLRLVEDATGAPFLLLSGPEPDVEWERFAAAVRQMVERLGVRLSVSFHGIPMGVPHTRPVGITPHGNRTDLMPGHTSFFDEAQVPGSAEALIEFRLAEAGHDVLGVAAHVPHYIARSAYPDAALTVLEAVTAATGLVLPGAAHALRTEALRTQEEIERQISEGDEELVALVSGLEHQYDAVAGAETRGNLVAEPMELPTADEIGREFERFLAEREGDGGGA
- the coaE gene encoding dephospho-CoA kinase, which codes for MVKVGLTGGIGAGKSEVSRLLASYGAVIVDADRLAREVVAPGTPGLAAVVEEFGDGVLTPDGSLDRPKLGGIVFADPEKLKALNAIVHPLVGARSAELEASAGPDAVVVHDVPLLAENGLAPLYDLVIVVDVAPETQLDRLVRLRGMTQDEAKARMAAQATREQRLAVADIVIDNDGPLAALEPQVRAVWERLRGA